The following proteins come from a genomic window of Pyxidicoccus sp. MSG2:
- a CDS encoding serine/threonine protein kinase produces MHVEDWRVQPEALGPGTEVGSWRVVEQLGVGGYGAVYRVEDLACPGDFHALKLALRQGDERAEREVQLLMSRAVHPNVVRLHACGRWPHPRTGYLYFVMDWVPGPVLHMWVETVNPSFRLLAEKAGKVALALGALHDKGVLHRDFKPEHVLIREQDGEPVLIDFGVGRYTGADTVTSAVLPPATLHLLSPEAVRFFLKHSQPPGARYEARATDDLHALGVCLYRLVTGHWPFSPELPPDLLYMQLEAVVPSAPSDFHRRVPRALSDVIMRLLAKTPEARFQTGHAVQAALVAAVALGDVADWERTVFDWEDAPGADGETRRRVRRPEEPARSGPPPPRRLVPGPELPAPRLPLRRPRGVPAREQSPRLPGPRRRVSSDAAVLVNSLSSIILGTAQLSGAWRRGWPYVAVVVVALGFVTLGGMVLREGALPSRTEALHAAVPARVAGLPAGSSGREVASPDTGSAAAPPRASLPPAAVAAPATHAEDEAPVKKKTAAAPSTSATKPRTPGPGSMRKALCVGATSAALACAGTPVRADPPSESCPPGAVEAMEQLGIRIGSSRSMIFPGTRREVITVRDGYTEVRVMGPWDKLSSPMRLRGRLIIGEARVYGRMTEAHTPDGARTPVCMELYGTDDKRGLVIRPDSGPDSARVFSVGSVDAVNHFE; encoded by the coding sequence ATGCACGTGGAAGATTGGCGGGTGCAGCCGGAGGCGCTGGGACCTGGGACGGAAGTAGGCTCCTGGCGCGTGGTGGAGCAGCTGGGCGTGGGCGGCTACGGGGCCGTCTACCGGGTGGAGGACCTGGCGTGTCCGGGGGACTTCCATGCGCTGAAGCTCGCCCTGCGGCAGGGGGATGAGCGAGCGGAGCGCGAGGTGCAGTTGCTGATGTCCCGGGCCGTCCACCCGAACGTGGTGCGGCTGCACGCCTGTGGACGCTGGCCGCACCCTCGGACGGGCTACCTCTACTTCGTCATGGACTGGGTTCCGGGTCCGGTGCTTCACATGTGGGTGGAGACGGTGAACCCCTCCTTCCGGCTGCTGGCCGAGAAGGCGGGGAAGGTGGCCCTGGCGCTGGGCGCACTGCACGACAAGGGTGTGCTGCACCGCGACTTCAAGCCCGAGCACGTCCTCATCCGCGAGCAGGACGGCGAGCCCGTGCTCATCGACTTCGGCGTGGGGCGGTACACCGGCGCGGACACCGTCACCTCGGCGGTGCTGCCTCCGGCCACGCTGCACCTGCTCAGCCCCGAGGCGGTGCGCTTCTTCCTCAAGCACTCGCAGCCCCCGGGGGCTCGCTATGAGGCCCGGGCCACGGATGACCTGCACGCGTTGGGGGTCTGCCTCTACCGCCTGGTGACGGGCCACTGGCCGTTCTCGCCCGAGCTGCCTCCGGACCTGCTCTACATGCAGTTGGAAGCGGTGGTGCCCTCCGCCCCCTCGGACTTCCACCGCCGCGTGCCCCGGGCGCTGAGCGACGTCATCATGCGGCTGCTCGCGAAGACGCCCGAGGCGCGCTTCCAGACAGGCCACGCGGTGCAGGCCGCGCTGGTGGCGGCGGTGGCGCTCGGAGACGTCGCGGACTGGGAGCGCACCGTCTTCGACTGGGAGGACGCCCCGGGCGCGGACGGAGAGACCCGGCGGCGCGTCCGACGGCCCGAGGAGCCGGCCCGGTCCGGGCCGCCGCCGCCTCGCAGGCTGGTGCCGGGACCGGAGCTGCCGGCGCCGAGGCTCCCCTTGCGACGCCCGCGAGGCGTGCCGGCCCGGGAGCAATCTCCGCGGCTTCCGGGGCCGCGGCGGCGTGTGTCGTCGGATGCCGCCGTCCTCGTGAATTCGCTGAGCTCCATCATCCTGGGGACGGCGCAGCTTTCCGGAGCATGGCGGCGCGGGTGGCCGTACGTCGCCGTCGTCGTGGTCGCGCTGGGCTTCGTCACCCTGGGGGGGATGGTGCTGCGCGAAGGGGCGCTGCCTTCGCGCACCGAGGCACTCCATGCAGCCGTTCCGGCCCGCGTGGCGGGATTACCTGCCGGGTCGTCCGGTCGTGAAGTGGCGTCCCCCGACACTGGCTCCGCCGCAGCGCCGCCCCGGGCGTCCCTTCCTCCTGCGGCCGTCGCTGCTCCCGCGACGCACGCAGAGGACGAGGCTCCCGTGAAGAAGAAGACGGCCGCTGCACCTTCCACCTCCGCCACGAAGCCCCGGACTCCGGGCCCGGGCTCCATGCGCAAGGCACTCTGCGTGGGCGCCACGTCGGCGGCGCTGGCCTGCGCTGGCACGCCGGTGCGTGCGGATCCGCCGTCCGAGAGCTGTCCTCCGGGTGCGGTGGAGGCCATGGAGCAGCTGGGTATTCGCATTGGCAGCAGCCGCTCCATGATCTTTCCTGGTACGCGGCGCGAAGTCATCACCGTGCGCGACGGCTACACCGAGGTGCGGGTGATGGGGCCATGGGACAAGCTGTCATCGCCCATGCGCCTCCGAGGGCGGCTCATCATCGGCGAGGCGCGCGTGTACGGCCGCATGACCGAGGCGCACACGCCGGATGGGGCGCGCACCCCTGTCTGCATGGAGTTGTATGGCACCGACGACAAGCGCGGTCTTGTCATCAGGCCGGACAGCGGCCCCGACTCCGCCCGTGTCTTCAGCGTTGGAAGCGTGGATGCAGTCAACCACTTCGAGTGA